In Myxococcus stipitatus, the following are encoded in one genomic region:
- a CDS encoding ankyrin repeat domain-containing protein, which yields MSLTNLWAAFAAMVVMGCGAAAVAGNTDSKDPKSAEQLLQAASKGDAAKVSALLKQGVPVDVRDASDSTPLLLATAGGHVEAARVLVEAGADVNLQNRQLDSAYLLAGARGELEILRMTLKAGADLKSTNRFGGTALIPACERGHVEVVKTLLQAGVDPNHINRLGWTGLLEAIILSDGGPPHQAIVRLLLDGGANVNLADRDGVTPLQHARARKQTAIANMLTAAGGR from the coding sequence ATGTCACTGACGAACCTCTGGGCGGCCTTCGCCGCGATGGTCGTGATGGGCTGCGGAGCCGCGGCCGTCGCTGGGAATACCGACTCCAAGGACCCCAAGAGCGCCGAGCAACTCTTGCAGGCCGCGTCGAAGGGCGACGCCGCGAAGGTCTCCGCGCTGCTGAAACAGGGCGTGCCCGTGGACGTGCGCGACGCGTCGGACAGCACACCGCTGCTACTGGCGACCGCGGGCGGACACGTGGAGGCGGCCCGCGTCCTCGTCGAGGCCGGGGCCGATGTGAATCTCCAGAACCGCCAACTCGACAGCGCATACCTGTTGGCCGGCGCGCGGGGCGAGCTGGAAATCCTGCGCATGACGCTCAAGGCCGGCGCCGACTTGAAGAGCACCAACCGCTTTGGCGGCACGGCGCTGATTCCCGCGTGTGAGCGAGGCCACGTGGAGGTCGTGAAGACGCTGTTGCAGGCCGGGGTCGACCCCAATCACATCAACCGCCTGGGATGGACGGGCCTGCTCGAGGCCATCATCCTGAGCGACGGAGGGCCGCCGCATCAGGCCATCGTGCGGCTCTTGTTGGATGGCGGCGCCAACGTCAACCTGGCGGACCGCGACGGCGTCACGCCACTCCAACATGCACGCGCGCGCAAGCAGACCGCCATCGCCAACATGCTGACCGCCGCGGGAGGACGCTGA